In Rosa rugosa chromosome 4, drRosRugo1.1, whole genome shotgun sequence, the genomic stretch CTAAGACGTGCGGACTTCGATCATTTACTCATCACCGATCCACCTGAAAATAAATATTGTTATAAGCAGAACAGATGGAACAACAAGTTTATGTGTTTCCTGCTTGTAGTTGAtaatgaagaaagaagaaaaagaagaagaaggagaaggtggTAGAAGTGCTCGGATATGGGACTGTGGGAGTCCGTTGTACGATTCGTACGAGTTAGCTTCAGTTGGTCGACTTCTGGAGCGACACACCAGGGCCTTGCCTCTTCCTAATGATCAGGAGACGAAGAAGAGGACGAAGAAGAGCAATATCATTGTTCAGAaagccaaaagtttgaggagcgGATTTCATAATCTTCTTGGGACGTTTGGACTACGCAGGAAGAAAAAGATGCAAGTGTAAGACGACATACAGTAGATAAATAGAGGTACTcttatacatatatatcagtccttcttggctaaggatgtccttaccttaGCTTAGGAACTGATTTCAAGTTTTTGATCACTTTtggatcacatattcacatattaaccgttcagtttttaggtcctaatgtatagatcatctctgcaaaacttcagccaaattgatgatcgttaaggcattcaaaactgtaaGTTACAataatgaacacgaacggttccgattcgacagattcggttcgttcattggtttaattgagttcgataccttaacgatcatcaatttggctaaaaatttgcagaagtgatatatacattaggacctaaaaactgaacggttaaatgaatatgtgatcgaaaaatgttcaaaaactgaaaatccgttCCGAAGGctaaggtaaggatatccttacctgagaTGCATTAATAGCTATCTGTAAATCTGTAATATGCATATAATCTGGCCAAAATATAGATTTCTATGTCTTCTGAAGAGTTGTGAAAGTTAGAGTCGTGTTAGCACTTCGATCCATTGTGGCAAAAGAATTCTGTAACGAATCTATGAACATGCGTTACTTAATTAAAACGTATAAATATTCATTTTCTGTACTCACAAAATGAGAATGTTAAGAATCAATCTAATATGTATTTTTTGTGGTATAATTTTTAATGACTGTTATTACTCGAAAACTGACGTTTGTCATGAAGATTGAGTTTATAAGCGTTATTATAATTTATAAAGCACATGTGGTATTGAGTATTGATATTGGACGGAGATCGCCGGAAATCAAGTATATGTTAATGTGAGATCATCTCTGTTGTCTAGATTAGCCTCTAAACCACAATAACTTGAATGACTCTGCATGAGGATGGAAGAATAATTTGACATATTCCTGGTGACTAGAACATAATTGGGTTCGGTAAACGACAGGTGAACATATTGTCAATTGGGATGATAGTATATCATATACAACCACAAAAGTTTGGAAAGAAAGAAGACAATTCCAACTACATTACCAAGATAAACATTAAACTAAATGAAAAGCTTTGGGAAAAAGGAGATGAGTAACGTTTACGTTTCAATACCCAGGTCCACGCGGAggaaaaactcaaaaaccaCAAAATTATAGAGCAACTAGATCTAGATGATGACCTATCGTTCAATAGAACAAGTCACTCATTGTCATGAAATAGTCCAAACATTTATTATCTGGAGAAAGTCAAAACACATTAGCGAAGACTCAATGTCCACAGTCCATACAAAAGCCAAGTCAATTGGTGCTGTTGGTGTTGGATGTGAGTGGGTGACAAATCTAGCTTCTAGTGATTTTGTGCTTTTGACTATCAAGGTCTCTTTAGAAGAAGCTAACTATTGCAAATGCTTCTAGGATGATGAAGACctctaaaaattaaaatcaagacTGCAAGATTGAGTTACTCTTTCCTAGAATTAAATCATCTTGGTCTGATCTTTCAATCACATACCAAGTTACTAACACATAAAATTAATAATCTTCTGTGTCTTAGCAAAGAAAGTGAATTAAGAGAACTTTAATGTTGTTTGTAGAGAGTCTTAAACATGCGAATGCCTTTAGTGAAATGATTGTTTTAAGTAGGGTGTTTGTGACACAGTTGTTTCGTGAAATTCACTCCATAATTTGTAATCCACactctttctttcatttttatgttaaatttttttataaaatgaCAAAATTTTAGTTacagaagacaaaatttaagttactaaaaaagaaaaaatagaatataaattgaaaaatgaaattagtGAAATTCACTCCCATTTTTATTTCATATACGGAAGAGACTATTATACAGTCGACTAATCTGATGATCCGACCGCTTGAGTACTATATCCATGAAAAGAGAGATTAAAAATTAGACCAAGGTAGTTACTTCAAACTTTGTcacttttagggtttagggaagTGTCCAATCGTAGCATTCCTTTTCCCAAGAATTCACAAATACAGTACTCCGAGTTGGCCAGCTGTTTGAAAATTAAGACGTGACCATATTCCAGGACTTTTCCGCATCTACACGTACTCGTTTTCCCGGAAAATGAacccttttgtttttaagttttAGCCGACAAATCACAGAGCTCATATCTCATTCATCTGCTCTTAATTTTCTTGCTTTCTCCTCCTCCAAaagttttgaactttgaacttttGGAACCTGCCCAGCTGATTCACTAAGTGCAGGCTAATGTGGGAGATTGATTCATGAACCTCTGTGATCTTGAACAGTGAAGTCCATAGTAGAATCTAGAAAATGTGGatgcctttttttctttctctgtgTTTGTCTTTGATTTTAGTTGTGGAGTGAAACATGTTTTGAGTCTGAAGTAGAAGAAGTCTTTGAGGTTGGCTTTTAGGGGGAAGAAAGCTTTGTGGGTATTGAGGTTGATTGGGATTGAAGATGAGTTTGGTTGGTGTTCTGGTTTTCTGGTTTTTCTGGGTCGTCGTTTTTGAACGTGCTTTGTAAATGGCTGAAAGGGCTTGAAGACCAGAGCTATATCTGACTCCTCTGTTTACCTGAGgcaagtttttctttctttttatgtttttttccaATTTGGCATTTTAGTTCCAAATTGCTTGGTTACTGAGAAAATAAAAGAACCAAGGAAAAGTTGCAATTAATAACTTTGGAAATTTGAACTGCTATTTAGCCCCAACTCTATGATATGCTTCCaagttttaatttttcttttcttttcaaattcttttgttctttcttttagGGTGTATGACAAATTCAAGGTACTAAGTTGGTGATTCCGGGAGTTGCAATATTGTTTAGTGGTACAGCAAAGAAGAGTGTGCTTTGGGAAATTGGAGATTTTGTCAGAAGTTGGGTGgtagttttagttttagtttctgGTTTGAGATTGAAAAGAAAGTGATGGACTTGAGGCGAGGTAGGGGAAAAGAGAGGGTCTTTGGAGAAAGAAAGGTTGATTCCAGTAGTAGTAGTACTAGTTCATTAAGAAGAGAGAATAAAGAGGTTTTCGATGATAATCATATTAATGTTAGGGAAGGGGTTAGGTGTTTTAGGCTTGAGGAAAGTGGTGCAGCGCAGAAAAAGGAGTTTGTTGAAAGATATAGTCGATTATCGGAGTTCCCAATTGATAATAGAATCCCTGGAAATGATCTTGACACGAGTATGAATAGGTCCGAGTCTGTAAATTCAAGTGTAGGGGATATTTCAGCCCAATTAAGGTATCTTGCTGGGTCATTGAGATCAAGGGAAAGCATGGACCAGTGGGGTGTTGAAAGAGATCGGTATGAGGGGTTTTATGGAAACACCAGGGTTGCTGCCGAGCGAGGAAGAATGCCAATTTCTTCTTATCCTAATGAGGGGCCTTCAAATTACCAGCTAGAGTCTTCTTATGGTCATGGTGAGCACAAGTATGATGTGAATGGAGTTGAAAATTTAGGACCTGATCGAGCTGAGCTTCTTAGGAAAATGGATGAGTTGAAGGAGCAACTTAGAAGATCTTATGATGTGGCAGATAAACCAAGGGATATGGTTCCCCCAGAGAGGATTAGGACTCCACCTGATCCTTATGGTGACCGGTTAACTTATAGTCTTTCACTGCAGCAGCAATATGTTGTGGACAAGCAGATGCCAAGATCCCCTTACTTGAACTATAGCCATGGGCCGGTTCCTTTTATGGATCATCATAACATGGATACGCAGAACTTTTATCCGCAGAGGAATAACTTGAATGTGATTCCAGAATATGAGGATCCATCTCAGCCACAAATGACAAGGAGGCCTTCCCATCATCCACTCCAATACCCACAACCACAACCTCATGATTACTTTAGGGGGCAACACATGGGTTTCAACCAGAATCCACTTGGATCATATCCACATGAACTTGTTGTACACTCGCCTGCATGCACTTGTTCAGGCTGCTACAACCAGAATTGGGTGGTTCCACCCCAAGTTCCTCATACTGATTTTGGCAACAGAAGTATTCCTAAAGGTCCAGTTAATTTGAATTCCTCTCATCATGTCAATCCTGTTACATACAGCCCACATAATTACCCCAGAAATGCTAGTCCCACGTTGCACACAAGATGGCAAGGTGATGTTGATTCAGACATTGATGGCTATGGTGAGAGATATCTAGGAAAGATGATCAACAGGAGGGCACAGATTTCCCATCCTTTCCGAGGTGGTGCCCCATTCATTACATGCTTCCATTGCTTTGAGTTGCTGAAACTTCCCAGAAAATTCAagaagagaagtaagaatcaGTCGGAGCTACGTTGTGGTTCCTGTTTGACTATTATTTCAGTTGAACTTAATAACAAAAGGCTCATTACATCTGCATCTGCTCCTAAAGAATCCAAGCAATCATCTTCTGAGGTTGATCAAAATTCTAAGGAGGTATTAAAGGGCAATGTCTTAAGTTCTCCTGATTGTCTGAATGCTGATGACACCAACTCCTGCCATGATAATTTAGATAACTATGGTCAGAACCTTCAGTTGATAGTTGCTGAAGATAATTCACTGGCAGAAGATGAGAGGCTGAACTTGGATAAATCTGAGAAGAGGGAAGGCCATAGCTCTTCATCTTCCATCTCTTCCAAGGAGGAAGTAGACATCCCAGATAGTATGATTATTCAGAGAGACGTTTCTGACTCTGTTGAACAGCTCGCAAAAGATGCCTGTTCTCCAATAGCTCCAGGTTCACCTCTTTGGGAGCAGCCTGATAGTCCTTCCAAACATGAAGTAAGCGAGCAGCCTGATAGTCCTTCCAAACATGAAGTAAGCAGAGATGGGAACGGAAATAAGAGTGCATGTATAGACCAAGACAAGGTGCTCTTTAGTAGGAGCACATCTGCACAGAAATCTGTGAAAGATATGCCAGTGGAAACCGAGGTGGATGATTCATTCAATGACTATCTCAATACCAACATATCGCAGGACTCTACAGAGGCAAGCAAAGAAGATCATCCCAAGATCCGCAAGGGTACTGATAACTTCTTGGTTGGTCTTATCAAAAAGAGTTTTAAAGATTCCTCGAAATCTTATCAAAATGTGGAGAGAACTAAGGTTTTGATCAATGGGCAACCTATACCAGATCATCTAGTCAGGAAAGCTGAAAAGCTTGCTGGCCCAATTCAACCTGGAGATTATTGGTAATGTTGCATATATCCTGACTACTATTGAGTGCATTTTTTCATGTCCAAGTTTAGGTCTATCACATATCTACATTTCTTTCAGCTAAAAGTAACTTTTGTTTTATCCAGGTATGACTTCAGAGCCGGATTCTGGGGTGTGATGGGTTACTCTTGCCTTGGCATAATTCCTGTGAgagcttttttattttattttataaactTGGTTTATTAAGGTTTCATGTGGAATTTACAAGGAAACCATTCCTATTGTCTTGCAGTCATTTATTGAAGAGTTCAGTTACCCGATGCCAACAAATTGTGGTGCCGGCAATACTGGTGTCTATGTAAACGGAAGAGAACTACATCAGAGAGATTTAGACCTACTTGCAAGCAGGGGACTGCCAACTACCAGAGAGAAATTTTATATCCTTGAAATTTCTGGGAGAGTTGTGGATGAGGACTCTGGGGAAGAGCTAAAATCCCTTGGCAGACTTGCCCCGACGTAAGTGCTTGTGCTTATTTACTGTTGATTATAGCTGCATGCTCTAAATTTCCATCATTAAAAGTTTGATTAGTTCAGTGAAATAGATACCAACACTAATAGACATGCCACAACCATTTGGTGATAAACGAGCATTTAATAACTGATTTGTATCATGAGATGCTTATTCTGTATTAATGACTCCTGACATTGTATTTGAACAGAATTGAGAAGGTAAAACATGGATTTGGCATGAAAGTCCCCAGACTGGCTGTGTGATTCACCTTTGTGGTTTTCATTTCCTGATTTTGCTGATACTTCAGTTCTTCAAAGATGATGCTGACGAGTTTTTTCACAGTGGAATTCTTGGTGTGTGTTTTAACTCCTAAGGTGCCTTGTTATTGTTAAACTGTAGGTAGATGCAAAGTCAAAATCTGTGGAATATGTTGTGATTATAACAACATAATTTCATAATCTAAGCTTCATACTTTTGTATATCTGTGAGTAAGGTGATTAGTTCATCTAGATTGTCAGGCATATTCATATTCATTTAGCAACTATCCATTGTATCATGCATTTATGTTTAGTGGTGGATAGTTTTTCATTTACTGAATCTATAACAATACAAATTTTATAGACATGCTTGTTCATATATCCTGATCTTATGCATCCAAATACTATTTTAAACACTGTTGATGAATCACCGACACAAATGAGAGAGATTGAATCATTAAAAATAGTAAACTAAGGAGGGAATAATTGAAACTTCAACAGAGATATTGTAGTTTAAATGCCCTATGGGAGAGGCAGAAAGTGTATGATAATCCAACTCTGGTTGACCCAGATTGAAGTAGCTACATCACCAACCGTAACGAAGCTGACATGTAAATTAACTATGGTGGGGCGGATACGATAATTGAATCTCTATGTGGTTGGGGTGACTATAATATGAAGCAGAAACAAGTGTAGCAATGGGCAATAGATGAATAGATGTGGTAATTTCTTAGTCTGAAGCTATaacagagaaaaatggaattccAAATCTTTCTCTTCTATATGTTTCCAATGAAGCTAATAGTAGCCAATGCGTTGAGCCTAGCATTGCCCTCTTGAAACAAGAAATGTCCACAAATAAAGTGCGTAATTCTTGTAGAATTTATTTCTCCATTTGCCAAAGAAAAAGAGTTTATTAtatacaaaaaaagaaaagaaaaagagtatATTTCTCTTAGACCGAAGTGAACTGTGGTAATGTTGCAACGCATATTTTGGCTCGTGCAACAGTACTACTACTGCAACCATTTTTTTGGAAGTTGAACCTCCTTGACTCTAGTATCTTTTTTTCTTCACCAAATTGGACAAGGT encodes the following:
- the LOC133742071 gene encoding uncharacterized protein LOC133742071 — translated: MDLRRGRGKERVFGERKVDSSSSSTSSLRRENKEVFDDNHINVREGVRCFRLEESGAAQKKEFVERYSRLSEFPIDNRIPGNDLDTSMNRSESVNSSVGDISAQLRYLAGSLRSRESMDQWGVERDRYEGFYGNTRVAAERGRMPISSYPNEGPSNYQLESSYGHGEHKYDVNGVENLGPDRAELLRKMDELKEQLRRSYDVADKPRDMVPPERIRTPPDPYGDRLTYSLSLQQQYVVDKQMPRSPYLNYSHGPVPFMDHHNMDTQNFYPQRNNLNVIPEYEDPSQPQMTRRPSHHPLQYPQPQPHDYFRGQHMGFNQNPLGSYPHELVVHSPACTCSGCYNQNWVVPPQVPHTDFGNRSIPKGPVNLNSSHHVNPVTYSPHNYPRNASPTLHTRWQGDVDSDIDGYGERYLGKMINRRAQISHPFRGGAPFITCFHCFELLKLPRKFKKRSKNQSELRCGSCLTIISVELNNKRLITSASAPKESKQSSSEVDQNSKEVLKGNVLSSPDCLNADDTNSCHDNLDNYGQNLQLIVAEDNSLAEDERLNLDKSEKREGHSSSSSISSKEEVDIPDSMIIQRDVSDSVEQLAKDACSPIAPGSPLWEQPDSPSKHEVSEQPDSPSKHEVSRDGNGNKSACIDQDKVLFSRSTSAQKSVKDMPVETEVDDSFNDYLNTNISQDSTEASKEDHPKIRKGTDNFLVGLIKKSFKDSSKSYQNVERTKVLINGQPIPDHLVRKAEKLAGPIQPGDYWYDFRAGFWGVMGYSCLGIIPSFIEEFSYPMPTNCGAGNTGVYVNGRELHQRDLDLLASRGLPTTREKFYILEISGRVVDEDSGEELKSLGRLAPTIEKVKHGFGMKVPRLAV